From Calorimonas adulescens:
TACTTAATGCAATATTGATTTTTAAGACCACAAACTAATGTCTCCATGAAATACTTCGACGCATGGCCCTGTCATATATATATTATTGTTAACCTCCACAAACAGATCGCCTCCAGGCAGGGATACAATTACTTCCCTCTCAATATATCCTAAGACATTTGAAATAAAAGCCGAGGCACAGGCTCCTGAGCCACATGCCATAGTCATGCCGACTCCCCTTTCCCATGTCCTAACCATCAACCTCTTCCTGTTCATTACCTGGACAAAGTTTACATTTGTTCCTACAGGAAATATATTATATTTCTCTATTACAGGACCATAAACTTCTATTGGAAAGCTGTCGATATCACTGACAAAAATAACAGTATGCGGTACACCTGTATTCACAGATGAAATATGTAAGGTTTTATCACCAAATGCTATTGGTTCATTTATCAAACGGCCCTCCCATCTAACAGGAACACTGTCTGGCTCCAAGTGAGGTACCCCCATATCCACCCGTACCATTCTTACCTTATCATTATCATCAGTAACAACCTCAGGCCTGACAACCCCGGATAAGGTCTCTATTTCCATTTTCTTTTTTGTTACAATTTTTCTATCATATACATACTTTGCAAAGCATCTTATCCCATTCCCACACATCTCTGCTTCGCTACCATCAGCATTAATTATTCTCATACGTGCATCAAATTTATTTGATTTACATACCAATATAAGTCCGTCTGCCCCAATTCCGAAATGCCGATCACATAACCTCTTAGCAATGTTGCCTATGTCTTGCCATCCTACCTCAACTTCATTTATTAAAATAAAGTCGTTGCCAGTTCCATGCATTTTAACAAATTCCATAACAAACCTCCCAAATCCTTTTGTAGAAAATTATATCCCAAACACAGTTATTATAAAAGTAGATTTTATTAATAAAATTTACCTGAATAGCACAAAACTCAACGGGCTCATTAAAACAATTTTGCCATACACTAAAGTTTATCTTCTTAAACTTTTAAAAATGGATAACCCGTGATATACTATGTATACGTATGGGAGGTGTTTTAATGCCACTGGATGGATTAGGTCTACATGCTCTGGTTTACGAACTTAAAAATACTATTATAGGCAGTAAGATAGAAAAGATATACCAACCTGATAGATATGAAATCTTACTTCATCTGCGAAAACCACAGGAAAATATAAAACTGTTAATAAATTCTCACCCTGTGCTTTCAAGAATCTGCATTACAACAACTGACAAAAAGAATCCGGTTAATCCGCCACCTTTTTGCATGCTTCTTCGGAAATATCTCGAAAGTGGGGAAATAATTGATATAAAGCAAAAGGGATTGGATAGGATTATAGAGATTACCTTTAAAAGTTGGAAAGATGAAATATTAATGCTATATATCGAGATTATGGGAAAATACTCTAACATAATATTAACCGATAAAGAATACAAAATCATTGACTCACTAAGACATGTAGACCCAGAGATGAGTAGAGTAAGGTGGGTAATGCCAGGTGAAAAATATGTATATCCACCACCCCAGAACAAACTTAATCTGCTTTCATCAAACAATGAAGACATTATAGGAGCCCTAAATATACCATCGACTGGATCTATGTCAAATCATATAGTTAAAAGCCTTGAGGGTTTTAGCGGTTTTCTTGCCAACGCCATTTTAATGTCCTGTAAACTCAATCCTTCAGATAATGTGGATATAAAAAATATGGATAGAGTAATTGATGAGATTATTAAGATAAAAAATAAACTCCAGAACAACCAGTATGAACCAACCCTTTATCTGGAAAAAAATGAATATAAAGACTTTTTGCCCTTTAATTTTGATATGTTCGATTCCATAAGATTTAACAGTATGTCGCTTATGGTCGATGAGTTTTATAGTATAAAAGAACTTAAAGGACTTATAAACGACAGGTCCAGTTCACTTTTAAAGATAATTAATAGTAACCTCGACAGGTGTTATAGAAAGTTAGAAAACCTCCAAGATGAACTCGCTTCTGGCAAAGAAAGAGATAAATACAAGGAATATGCAGACCTTATAATGGCAAATTTGAGCAATATTCATAAGGGAATGAAGTCTATAAATGTGGTTAATATATTTTCTGAATCCACCAGCCCAATAGAAATCCCTTTAGACCCATCATTGAGCCCGGTAGAAAATGCCCAGCGCTATTATAAAAAATACAATAAACTTAAAAATTCAATTAAGTACATTGAGGAACAGATAGAAGAGACAATAGAAGAGATAGAATTCCTCGAATCTGAGTTAAATAACCTTCAAAATATAGACAGCATCAATGAAATTGAAGAGATAAAAAACGAACTGGAAGCTATTGGCTATATTAAGCAGGACAGTAAAAAGAAGGTGTTGACAATCAAATCAAAGCCGCGCCATTTTTTGTCTTCTGACGGTTACGATATATATGTGGGCAAAAATAATTATCAGAATGATGAACTTACGCTGAGGCTCTCATCGGCAAATGACATATGGCTTCATACAAAAGATATCCCAGGTTCCCATGTAATTATAAAAACAAATGGGAACAATATAACAGACGAGACCCTAGATGAGGCGGCAACACTGGCGGCTTATTATAGCAAGGCAAGACACTCCAGCAATGTCCCTGTAGACTATACATTAAAGAAATTTGTAAAGAAGCCCTCTGGTGCAAAACCAGGAAGGGTAATTTACACTAACCAGAAAACTATTTTTATAACACCTATAGAAGAAAAAATTAAATCCTTGAAAAGAATTGAGGATTAAACATGATGTTGAAATTCTTTATAGGTATGCAGAATTTCCCTGTACATCTGTAATCTATATAGAAATCCTCGCATGAAACCCATTTTTTCCTCTTTACGATAGTGTGTAAGTCCTGTAAGATCAGGATAGCATACTTTATAATTTTTCATCGCAGCATATTTGCTAATAAAAACCTCAACGCCGAATCGAGTCCATGATATGTCTGGGAGTTCTTTTGCAAAACTTCCTCTAAGACATCTTTGCCCGTTCAATATGTAAAAATATTTTTGGGCTAAATTGACGGATGTCTTACCGCCTCGTTTAAACGTGCCAATGCTCATTACCGTTTTATCATCTTTGAAAAGTGGTTCTATTAAAGCATCTATGTGTTTAGCTGTTAGCCCTATCAGGTCAGCGTCTATAAACAGGTAGTAGTCAGCACTGGTGAGTCTAATGGCTGTTTGAAGCGCAGCACCTTTACCGAGGTTTTGGATATGTCTTAGGAGAATTACATTATATTGTTCTGCTACCTCTGAGGTTTTATCAATAGATCCATCATCTATCACATACACTGAATTTATGTAATCTATATCCGTTAATATATCAAGCACCTTAGCGATTCTGGGAGCCTCATTGAATGCTGGCACAAGAGCAATTATTTCCATTTTTATCACCCTTAATTAATTATATCAAAAATAATATGCTATGAAAATTTTGGGGAGTAAATAGTACGGGATAGCAACCGTCCATGATAAAAATCACTACGGTAATTGACTACAGGAGCAATGCCATAATGAGAAATAGCAGAGAAATTAAACCTGCAATAACCTGTTTCTCAATTATGCATGGTAACCATAACGGACATAACTCAAAGTGACAAAATTTCTCATCAACAGTAAATTCAATACGAAGGGAGTGAAAACCTGAGAAATGACCGTTTAACTGTCAAAAATACGGTCATGTTTTTGAATCAGGGTAGTATGGCAAAATTATATTTAAAAAGAATAAATATTGATAGGATATTAAATGGACATCCATGGATATTTGATAATGAAATATCTCTGGTTGAAGGGGAATATTCTCCGGGTGATGTGGTGGAGGTTTACGATTACAAAAAGAAGTTTATTGGGAAGGGTTTTATAAGCCCTAAGTCTAAAATACGTATCAGGCTGCTTACCAGAAATAAAGATGAAAATATCGATGAAAATTTCATCAGGAATAAAGTTGTTGAGGCATGTGAATATAGAAAGAGAATTATGGATATATCTTCCTGTCGTTTGATTTATGGCGAAGCAGATGGCCTCCCCGGTCTTATAGTGGATAAGTTTGGTGACTATCTTGTACTTCAGTCACTTACAATAGGAATTGAAAAATTTAAACAGGTTGTTGTTGATGTACTCATAGACATAATAGCCCCTAAAGGCATATATGAGAGAAATGATGTTCCTGTAAGGGAACTGGAAGGTATAAAACAGCAAAGCGGATATCTTTACGGCAGTTTTGATCCAATGCAGCAATTTGAAGAAAACGGGTTAAAATTCTGGGTGGATATGAAAAATGGCCAGAAAACAGGATATTTTTTAGATCAAAAAGAAAATAGAATGTCGATAAAATCCTTTGTACAGGGTGCTAATGTACTTGACTGTTTTTGCAATACCGGTTCTTTCTCAGTACATGCAGCCTTCTTTGGTGCTGCAAGCGTAATGGGGATAGATATATCACCAAATGTACTTGAAATTGCAAAGAAAAACGCTGAGCTCAACAATGTATCGGAAATCTGCACATTCAAAGAAGCAAACGTATTTGATATGCTCAAGGAATACGATGAAGAGGGGAAAAAATATGATGTAATCATTCTTGACCCGCCGGCGTTTACCAAGAGCAGCAAAACAGTAGGGAATGCGTATCGTGGCTATAAAGAAATCAACTTAAGGGCCATGAAACTGTTGCCACCCGGAGGAATTTTAATCACATCCTCATGTTCCCAGCATATAAATCGCGAGGAATTTTTAAATATCATAGTCGATGCAGCAAGGGATACCAAAAGAAAGTTGCGATTGATAGAGTTTCGCGGCCAGGCCAAAGACCACCCAATTTTGCCAGCCTCAAGAGAGACCAACTATTTGAAATTTGCAATATTAGAAGTAAGGTAAAAAGAGAGAGTTAAATCGCTCTCTCTTTTATTCTTCAGGCAGTATAAGATTTAAAATAATGCCCGCAATAGCACCCAAACTCATACCTGCCAGCTTTATATTTCCACCAAGGTCAAATACGGCTCCTCCGATTCCAAGAACGAGTATTGTTGCTGCTATTAGCAAATTTCTTGTCTTGCCAAAATCAAGATTGTTATTAACAATGGTCTTTATTCCAATACTTGAAATCATACCAAACAATACGATGGAAATACCCCCTATTACCGGCTGAGGAATTGTAGAAATAACAGCGCCAAACTTTCCTATAACTGATATGCATATAGCGGATATCGCAGCTATCTCCATAACAACAGGATTGTAGATCTTCGTAAGAGCCAGTACACCGGTGTTCTCAGAATATGTGGTATTTGCAGGCCCACCTAATAGAGCTGCCAGTGCGGTTGCAAGACCATCTCCCAAAAGAGTAACACTAAGGCCAGGCCTCTTTATAAAATCTTTTCCCACAGTCTCGCTGACAGAAAGCACATCCCCTATATGCTCAATTGCAGTTACCAGAGCCACAGGCGCTATTACAGCTATTGCATCCCAGCTAAACTTTGGAAAAGTAAAGGCAGGCATTGCAAACCATTTAGCCTCAATGATTGGCGTGTAATCTACATATCCAAGAATAGCTGAAGCAATATAACCTGCAGCCAGTCCAAACAGCACAGGTATAACCTTAAAGAATCCTTTCGCATACATGTTGACAACAACTACAGTTGCGAATGCTATACCGGCCAAAAGCCAGTTTTCGCTTGCCATATTAACAGCAGTCGGTGCTAGGTTCAAACCAATAACCATAATTATTGGACCAGTCACTATCGGTGGCAACAATTTTTTTATTTTCTCTGCCCCGATAATCTTTACCAGTGCCGCAAATACTACATACAGAAGACCTGCTACAATTATGCCACCCTGAGCATACTGCAATCCACCCATGTTCTTTGAAACCAATATAATAGGTGCAATATACGCAAAGGAAGACCCCAAAAATATAGGCACCTCAAACCTGGTAATCAGATGAAAAAGCAGTGTTCCTACTCCAGCAGTAAAAAGTGCAACAGAAACATTCATACCAGTAGTAAGTGGCACAAGCACAGTGGCTCCAAACATAGTGAATAGATGTTGGATGCCCACTATGAGTAACTTAACTCCACTGATTTCTTCTACACTTTCCTTTGCCTTTGTAGCTTTAATAATATTTTCCATAAGATTTCCCCTTTCTAGCCTCTCAAGGGCTAAATTAAAGTTTTTTACATCTCGTTTATTGTTACCCTATTGATCCCATCTATCTCAACTACCTCTACTGCTATGATCTCACTCTTTGATGTAGGCACATTCTTACCAACATAATCCGGCCTTATAGGCAACTCCCTGTGCCCTCTATCCACCAGAACAGCCAGCTGAATTTTCTGCGGTCTCCCGTGATGAATCAATGCCTCCATGGCGGCTCTAGCTGTCCTTCCTGTATAAATTACATCATCTACCAGCACAACTATTTTATCATTAACGTCAAAATCGAGTTCCTCTTTATGCACCCTCGGGTCCTTATATGCTTCCTTCAGATCATCCCTATAAAATGTTATATCAACTGCCCCTATAGGAACCAGCTCACCTTCAATATTAAATATCTCCCGGCCAATCCTTTGAGCCAACGGATAGCCTCTCCTTTTAATTCCAACCAGAACCACGTCTGAAACTTCCTTATTCTTTTCAATTATTTCATGTGCCATCCTGGTTATAGCCCTGTTCATCGCCTTTTCATCCATTATTTCAGCTTTAAACCTCACTTACCTTCACCTCCTCTAATAAAAAACTTCTTATCCGAGCCGATAAGAAGTTTAATAACGGTATTCCGTTCTTCACTCCTTATCGACCTCACAGGGTCAACTTAAAGGATTACTCTTGTATATATTAACACTTTGAATATGGAATTGTCAACTGATAACAACTTTAATCAAATATATTGAGAAATAACCCTCTATCAGCGAACCTATAACTATTATCATAAAAACCGCTGCCATAACAAGCGTATATGCAATAAAATCCTTGAAAATATTGGATATGCCACTGGATCTGTTTCTGAATATGTACAGAGAAAAATTAATTGATATCACACCCATAATAATTAACCCGGGAATAATAAATATATTGGAAGGTAGCAGGGATAAAAGAGCAAAGGCAATACCGTTTTTCTGCAAATTATTTACAAGAAAGGAAAGGGTAAAGCCGAATACAAACCCCCTGATTCCCATGACAATTAAGATAAGAGGAATGCAGATAAATGTAGCCCCGAGAATCCATATAATAAAAGCTATCTGAAAATTGTTTATCAGGGACTGGGTAAAAACCTCCGAGCTGCTCACATCAGTGTCAATAAACAATTGAAAAAAACCGTTAATATAGTTTAGGAGCTCACTGCGCTGAATATCAGATAGCGACCCGGTACTCATATAGCCGGTAATAATACCAATATATGTAAAAAGTGTACATAGAAAGTATAAATATATATGGTTTTTAAAATGTTTGACAAACACACTCCAAAGTTGTCCTACCAAGCGAATTACCCCCTATCCCTATAATAGATATGAATATAAAATGGACAATATTACCTTAAGATATGGTTTAAAAAAGTTAAACAATCTGATAAAATTTTCTTATTGGGGGTATAGACAATGGCAATATTACGGTGTGAAAATTTAACAAAAAGTTTTGGCATCAATGATGTGCTAATAAATGTAAGCTTTGTTGTTGAGGGAAATGACCATATCGGCGTGGTTGGAAATAATGGGTGCGGCAAGTCCACTCTTTTAAAAATTATTGCAGGACATATGGACTATAATTCAGGCAATCTTATTTTTGCCTCAGACATATCTATAGGTTACCTCGAACAAAATACAATAATAACTTCAGAGAATACGCTCTGGGAAGAGATGTTCAATGAATACGAAGACATTAAAACAATAGAGAGACAGCTTAAAAACATTGAAAACAAAATATCTGAGCTGGGTCTTCAAGGCAAAATAAATGACCGGCTGTTTGATGAATATGAGTACCTCAGGACAGAATATGAAAATAGAAATGGATATGCGTATGAAAGTATTATACGTAAAACTCTTGACGGATTGGGTTTTCCCAAAAATGACTACAACAGACCTATTGTTGAGTTTAGTGGTGGCCAGAAAAATAAAATAAACCTTGCAAAAATACTGCAGAAAAAGCCTGACCTCTTACTCCTTGACGAGCCTACAAACTATCTTGATATACCTTCTTGTGAATGGCTGGAGGATTATCTAAAAAATTACAATGGGGCGGTTATAGTTGTCTCTCACGATAGGTACTTTTTAAACAGTTTTGTAAATAAAATATTTGATATACATCACCATACCCTTGACACATATAATGGAAATTACGATACCTTTATTAAATTAAAAGAAGAAAAAAGAAAACAACTTGAAAAAAACTATATGATCCAACAAAGGGAAATAAACAGACTTATGAATATCATAAGTGTCCAGAGAAATAGAGGCACTGAAAAGAGCATCAAAATCGCTTCCAGCAGAGAAAAGATGCTGAAAAAAATAGAAAAGATTGAAAAACCACAAGAACAGTCAAAGATGCGGCTTGATCTTAAACTGCAGTTTGAATCGAGCAATATAGTGGTCAAATCAAGCAACCTGTCAATGTATTTTGATCAAAACAGAATATTTGAAAATATTAATTTCACTATAGGCAAAGGTGAAAAAATTGCACTTATTGGTCCGAATGGTACAGGCAAGAGTACCCTTTTAAAAATAATTGCTGGTCAATTAAAGCAGACAGGGGGAGAAATAATATTTGGAAACAGGGTTCAGATCGGTTACCTCAGCCAGGAAAGGACAGATCTTAATTTTGACAACAACCTCATGGAGGAGATATGGTCTGCAGATTCCTCACTAAGACAGTTCGAGGTTAGAAGCATTCTAAGTTATTTTCTCTTTACCGGTGACGATGTTTTTAAAAAAGTTTCTACTTTGAGTGGTGGTGAACTTATAAGGCTATCTCTGGCAAAACTTGTTATATCAAAGGCTAATTTTTTACTGCTTGATGAGCCAACAAACCATTTAGACATACCATCCAAAGAAGTGATAGAAGACGCCCTAAAAAGATATACCGGCACCATATTATTTGTATCTCATGACAGATATTTTATAAACAAAATA
This genomic window contains:
- a CDS encoding Rqc2 family fibronectin-binding protein, which encodes MPLDGLGLHALVYELKNTIIGSKIEKIYQPDRYEILLHLRKPQENIKLLINSHPVLSRICITTTDKKNPVNPPPFCMLLRKYLESGEIIDIKQKGLDRIIEITFKSWKDEILMLYIEIMGKYSNIILTDKEYKIIDSLRHVDPEMSRVRWVMPGEKYVYPPPQNKLNLLSSNNEDIIGALNIPSTGSMSNHIVKSLEGFSGFLANAILMSCKLNPSDNVDIKNMDRVIDEIIKIKNKLQNNQYEPTLYLEKNEYKDFLPFNFDMFDSIRFNSMSLMVDEFYSIKELKGLINDRSSSLLKIINSNLDRCYRKLENLQDELASGKERDKYKEYADLIMANLSNIHKGMKSINVVNIFSESTSPIEIPLDPSLSPVENAQRYYKKYNKLKNSIKYIEEQIEETIEEIEFLESELNNLQNIDSINEIEEIKNELEAIGYIKQDSKKKVLTIKSKPRHFLSSDGYDIYVGKNNYQNDELTLRLSSANDIWLHTKDIPGSHVIIKTNGNNITDETLDEAATLAAYYSKARHSSNVPVDYTLKKFVKKPSGAKPGRVIYTNQKTIFITPIEEKIKSLKRIED
- a CDS encoding class I SAM-dependent rRNA methyltransferase, which translates into the protein MAKLYLKRINIDRILNGHPWIFDNEISLVEGEYSPGDVVEVYDYKKKFIGKGFISPKSKIRIRLLTRNKDENIDENFIRNKVVEACEYRKRIMDISSCRLIYGEADGLPGLIVDKFGDYLVLQSLTIGIEKFKQVVVDVLIDIIAPKGIYERNDVPVRELEGIKQQSGYLYGSFDPMQQFEENGLKFWVDMKNGQKTGYFLDQKENRMSIKSFVQGANVLDCFCNTGSFSVHAAFFGAASVMGIDISPNVLEIAKKNAELNNVSEICTFKEANVFDMLKEYDEEGKKYDVIILDPPAFTKSSKTVGNAYRGYKEINLRAMKLLPPGGILITSSCSQHINREEFLNIIVDAARDTKRKLRLIEFRGQAKDHPILPASRETNYLKFAILEVR
- a CDS encoding glycosyltransferase family 2 protein: MEIIALVPAFNEAPRIAKVLDILTDIDYINSVYVIDDGSIDKTSEVAEQYNVILLRHIQNLGKGAALQTAIRLTSADYYLFIDADLIGLTAKHIDALIEPLFKDDKTVMSIGTFKRGGKTSVNLAQKYFYILNGQRCLRGSFAKELPDISWTRFGVEVFISKYAAMKNYKVCYPDLTGLTHYRKEEKMGFMRGFLYRLQMYREILHTYKEFQHHV
- the dapF gene encoding diaminopimelate epimerase, translated to MEFVKMHGTGNDFILINEVEVGWQDIGNIAKRLCDRHFGIGADGLILVCKSNKFDARMRIINADGSEAEMCGNGIRCFAKYVYDRKIVTKKKMEIETLSGVVRPEVVTDDNDKVRMVRVDMGVPHLEPDSVPVRWEGRLINEPIAFGDKTLHISSVNTGVPHTVIFVSDIDSFPIEVYGPVIEKYNIFPVGTNVNFVQVMNRKRLMVRTWERGVGMTMACGSGACASAFISNVLGYIEREVIVSLPGGDLFVEVNNNIYMTGPCVEVFHGDISLWS
- the pyrR gene encoding bifunctional pyr operon transcriptional regulator/uracil phosphoribosyltransferase PyrR — encoded protein: MRFKAEIMDEKAMNRAITRMAHEIIEKNKEVSDVVLVGIKRRGYPLAQRIGREIFNIEGELVPIGAVDITFYRDDLKEAYKDPRVHKEELDFDVNDKIVVLVDDVIYTGRTARAAMEALIHHGRPQKIQLAVLVDRGHRELPIRPDYVGKNVPTSKSEIIAVEVVEIDGINRVTINEM
- the spoIIM gene encoding stage II sporulation protein M; this encodes MVGQLWSVFVKHFKNHIYLYFLCTLFTYIGIITGYMSTGSLSDIQRSELLNYINGFFQLFIDTDVSSSEVFTQSLINNFQIAFIIWILGATFICIPLILIVMGIRGFVFGFTLSFLVNNLQKNGIAFALLSLLPSNIFIIPGLIIMGVISINFSLYIFRNRSSGISNIFKDFIAYTLVMAAVFMIIVIGSLIEGYFSIYLIKVVIS
- the abc-f gene encoding ribosomal protection-like ABC-F family protein, which produces MAILRCENLTKSFGINDVLINVSFVVEGNDHIGVVGNNGCGKSTLLKIIAGHMDYNSGNLIFASDISIGYLEQNTIITSENTLWEEMFNEYEDIKTIERQLKNIENKISELGLQGKINDRLFDEYEYLRTEYENRNGYAYESIIRKTLDGLGFPKNDYNRPIVEFSGGQKNKINLAKILQKKPDLLLLDEPTNYLDIPSCEWLEDYLKNYNGAVIVVSHDRYFLNSFVNKIFDIHHHTLDTYNGNYDTFIKLKEEKRKQLEKNYMIQQREINRLMNIISVQRNRGTEKSIKIASSREKMLKKIEKIEKPQEQSKMRLDLKLQFESSNIVVKSSNLSMYFDQNRIFENINFTIGKGEKIALIGPNGTGKSTLLKIIAGQLKQTGGEIIFGNRVQIGYLSQERTDLNFDNNLMEEIWSADSSLRQFEVRSILSYFLFTGDDVFKKVSTLSGGELIRLSLAKLVISKANFLLLDEPTNHLDIPSKEVIEDALKRYTGTILFVSHDRYFINKIANKIFELENGSITEYLGNYSYYIDKKHRLNNPEKETDTLSKTERSLMFKKQRESINERRELRQKLKEMEQMIEDTETEIRILEEKMGNPKIYQDENTAIETVKRYNLLKADLEDYYARWGELIESMEDF
- a CDS encoding uracil-xanthine permease family protein; this encodes MENIIKATKAKESVEEISGVKLLIVGIQHLFTMFGATVLVPLTTGMNVSVALFTAGVGTLLFHLITRFEVPIFLGSSFAYIAPIILVSKNMGGLQYAQGGIIVAGLLYVVFAALVKIIGAEKIKKLLPPIVTGPIIMVIGLNLAPTAVNMASENWLLAGIAFATVVVVNMYAKGFFKVIPVLFGLAAGYIASAILGYVDYTPIIEAKWFAMPAFTFPKFSWDAIAVIAPVALVTAIEHIGDVLSVSETVGKDFIKRPGLSVTLLGDGLATALAALLGGPANTTYSENTGVLALTKIYNPVVMEIAAISAICISVIGKFGAVISTIPQPVIGGISIVLFGMISSIGIKTIVNNNLDFGKTRNLLIAATILVLGIGGAVFDLGGNIKLAGMSLGAIAGIILNLILPEE